One genomic window of Channa argus isolate prfri chromosome 5, Channa argus male v1.0, whole genome shotgun sequence includes the following:
- the rassf1 gene encoding ras association domain-containing protein 1 encodes MSKCELIELKDLTVNDPIELAAPAAPTALPPVNPGQHSHFHVVRLVGDSVSIEASRCHTGEAAVGHDFKPLSHTNLTWCDLCGEFIWGLYKQSLRCANCSYTCHHRCRPFIQLDCSTDGHLLPYQADFSEDSIETDTNVDEQISLGQQELSVGEIQQRIKEYNAQINNSLYMVLNKDGSYTGFIKVHFQLVRPISLPPPQSLYPTQEKDQHSRRMKRRTSFYLPKDTAKHLHISSQTRVREVIQALLNKFTVVDNPAKFALFERTERQSQVCMRKLSDDECPLYLRLCAGPSEKVLSLVLKENETGDVNWDAFSFPELCNFLRILQREEEEHVRQIVKRYAFAREKMKQAMSRISTPG; translated from the exons ATGTCTAAATGTGAGCTGATCGAACTAAAGGACCTTACTGTGAATGATCCCATCGAACTGGCGGCACCTGCAGCCCCCACAGCTTTGCCACCAGTAAACCCAGGTCAGCACAGCCACTTTCATGTTGTCCGTCTAGTTGGAGACAGCGTCAGCATCGAAGCATCCAGGTGTCACACTGGAGAGGCTGCCGTGGGTCATGACTTCAAACCCCTCAGTCACACTAATCTCACTTGGTGTGACCTGTGTGGAGAATTCATCTGGGGTCTTTATAAGCAGAGTTTACGCTGTGCAA ATTGCAGTTATACTTGTCACCACCGCTGCCGACCATTCATCCAACTGGACTGCAGCACAGATGGACATTTGTTACCATACCAGGCAGATTTCTCTGAAGACTCTATTGAGACAGACACAAATGTG GATGAACAGATTAGTTTGGGTCAACAGGAGTTAAGTGTTGGTGAGATTCAACAGAGGATTAAGGAATATAATGCTCAGATCAACAACAGTCTCTACATGGTGCTT AATAAAGATGGTTCATACACTGGTTTCATCAAGGTCCACTTTCAGTTAGTTCGTCCgatctccctccctcctcctcagaGTCTGTACCCAACACAAGAGAAGGATCAGCACAGCAGACGAATGAAACGGCGGACATCATTCTACCTCCCCAAAGACACTGCAAAACACCTGCACATAAGCTCCCAAACACGGGTACGAGAAGTGATCCAGGCTTTGCTCAACAAATTCACTGTAGTGGACAACCCAGCCAAGTTTGCCCTGTTTGAAcgcacagagagacaaagtcaAG TGTGCATGCGTAAACTATCTGATGATGAATGTCCACTCTATCTACGCTTGTGTGCTGGCCCCAGTGAAAAAGTCCTGAGCCTggttttgaaagaaaatgagacAGGAGATGTCAAT TGGGATGCCTTTAGTTTTCCTGAGTTGTGCAACTTCCTGCGAATCCTGCAgcgagaggaagaggagcatgTTCGGCAGATTGTTAAGCGTTACGCTTTTGCTAGAGAAAAGATGAAGCAGGCTATGTCAAGGATTTCTACCCCTGGTTGA